A window of Nitrososphaerota archaeon genomic DNA:
AAACTTTGGTCTCCACCCAAGAGTATATGCTTGTTTCAACATTGCCCACCCTTCCGGTGGTATCATCAAGCCCATCACGATATCTGCACCAGACGCCTGTGCTTTCCTTATCATGTCTGTGAAATCGGTTGTTCCTAAAGGCACGTATACTTCATACACTACTTGGTATTTGTACTTCTCTGCAAAGCCTTTGTATAGGTTGCCGAAGGCCACACCTTCAGGAGAATCTTCCAAGAATAGAACCAGCTTTTTGTTGTTGAGTTCTGGTGGTACTGTCTCCAATGCTTGGAAGTATCGGGCTACGATGCTCACATCCGGATCAGCTATCGAGAAGAATATATTCCAAGTATATTCACGTTTAGGCATCATCTCCTGAACAACCTCTAAAGGTAGTGACGCGGTTATAATAGGCACACCATATCTTTCTGCAACCGTGCAGCCGGGCACACCTATGGGTGGCGTTCCAGAGCTTAACAGTGCAACAACCTTGTCTTCGAGAATAAGACGTTCAGTGTTTTTCGCACATTTATCCGGGCTGCTTTCATCGTCATATATAATGAGCCTTACAGGTAATTTCTTTCCCACCTCATCTACGTATATTCCGCCTTCTTCTTTGTTAATTTTATCCAACATATAACGGTAGCCAAAACTTAGATACTTCCCCCAGGTGGCGAGTTCACCACTCATAGGAACAGATGCCCCCACCCTAATCTCTTCTGGTCCACCAGCTGGCGCCATTATGTAGAAGTAGGACAAAGCGCCTGCCACTACGACAACCACGATTATGATTGCCACAACTATTGCTTTTAGTTTCGTTACCCCCTTTTTCTTCATAATTTTCTCACGCGCAATGTAAAGCGCAGCAGTTGTATAAATATGTTGTGGCACACCATAAACTCTGAAAGAACTTAACAGCCCTAAAGTAAACTTTGAGTCCAAATCTTCTCAAGCGAAGATAATCTGATCGACGGCCTGTCGACTTTTCAAGATTATAGGGTCTAATAAGTGCCAGGTTTCAGTCGTTTTTTCAAGGTTTGCCTTGCTGGTGCTATGGAGAACGTTTTAGAGGCCGTAAGAAAAACCATCTTAGATTTTGATTCAACTCCTTAAGAAATATTTAAATAGCTTTTCTACATAGAAGAACTGAGCGATTATGGCTGAAGAAAAGAAGGTCACTCGTAGGGGCTTTCTAACGGCTGCCGTATCTGCTGTTGTAGCTGGTGTTGTAGCTGGTGTAGGAGGGTATTATGCTGGGCTTGGTGCCGCTGGTCCAGCCGCAACCGTAACAGTGACTGCACCAGGCGGTACAGCAACAGTTACACGCACAACCACAGTAACAGCTCCACCAGTAACTACTACAGTAACAACAACCGCGGGTGCACCACCTGTAGGTCCGAAGGAGATTCTTATCGGCGCTTCTCTAGCTCTAACAGGTCCGATGGCGCCCTTTGACGCAGGTATAACCTTTGGCCACAAAGCGGCGGTTGAAGACATTAACAAGCTTGGCGGCGTCTACGTTAGGCAGTATGGTCGTAGGATTCCAGTTAGATATATCGTTTATAACAATGAGACAGAGCCTGCAAAAGCTGCTTCCTTAGCAGCTAAACTGATTCTTGAGGATGGGGTAATAGCCTTAGTGGGCGGCGATGGGCCGCCTGTAACCTGGAACCCAATCTGCGCTCAAGCTGAAAGGTATCAAACACCCATCGTCGCTGGTAGCCCTTGGGAGCCTTGGTGGGCTGGAGGACCATACAAGTATGCTTGGAGTATACTCTTTAGAATAGCTACGAAGCCCGGTGTTGCAACAGGTCATCCTTGGTTAGAAGGGAGGGTTGGCTACTGCTTAACCGATGTAGCTCTTGCCATAACCGACAAGTATGCTGATAAGACTAACAGAAGAGTCGCGGTGCTGGCTGCTGATGACGCAGATGGCAGAGGCTGGTATGAAGCTTTCCCGAACGTCTTAAAGGAAGCAGGTTACACACCTTGGAGAACGCCGCCACACACTGGTGAAAAGCTGGGTCTCTATCCACCTGGCACTACTGACTTCACAGGAATCATTAGGGCGTGGAAGGAAGCAGATTGTCAGATAATGTGGGCAAACTTACCAGGCGCAGACTTTGGCATAGTTGTCAAGCAGATGGCTGGCTTAGGTTATACACCAAAGCTGGGGTGGATAGCTAGAGGCGCGATGTTCTATGAAGACATCATGGCTTGGGGCGGGGATCTACCAGAAGGTTGGATAAGCGAAATAAAGTGGGATCCAAGATTCCCGCCTGAAATATGCCGAGGCATCGGCGACACAACACCGATGTCCCTCTTTGAAAGGTGGACCAAAGAGAAGGGTACCCCACCTGTCTATCAGCATACTTATACGATCGGTATGGGTTACTCTGCCATGCAGGTTCTGCTCGATGCTATTGAAAGAGCTGATAAATTAGATAAGGAATCTATCAACGAAGCGATAGCGGAAACCGCAGGATACTTTATGTCTGGGCACATAAGATTCTCAAAGACAGCGCATGACTCTCCAAACCCAATCATGTGCGGTCAATGGCAGAAAGTCGATAAACCGTGGAAATGGGAGATGAAGATCGTCTTCTCGCAGCACCCCTGGATGCAACCTGACGCTGACATGATCTTCCCAATACCATCTAAAGGGTGAGCAAATAAATACTATCTATATCCCTAAACCCATAAATTTTTTTTACCTCTTATATTTTTAGTAGGCGGGAGAAGGGATGGAAGTAATACTTGAAGGTAGCAATTTAAAGAAGTCCTTTGGGGGTGTAGTAGCGATAAGGAATTTATCCTTTAAACTGAAAAAAGGAGAGGTACTAGGTTTAATGGGACCGAACGGTGCAGGTAAAACCACAGCATTTAACCTAATTACTGGCGTCTATAAGCCTGATAGCGGTGTGATAAAGTATATGAACAGAGATATAACTGGTCTTCCACCGTATTTAACTTGTCGTCTTGGGATTGCTAGGACACATCAAATCCCAAGACCATTCTCCAACCTCTCAGTCTTTCAAAACGTTGTTGTTGCAGCTATGTATGGAGCTGGTTTGCATAAAACAGAGGCTGGAAAGAGGGCGCTTGAAGTTCTAGATATTATAGGTCTTTCGAGTAAAAAAGATGTTATAGCTGGGCATTTGCAGTTGGCAGAACTTAGAAGTCTTGAACTAGCTAGAGCCTTGGCAACTAAGCCTAAAGTACTGCTGGCAGATGAAATTGCAGCCGGTTTGACGGAAGCTGAGATTCCGCAGCTTCTTCAAATTCTAAAGACGATTAATGGTATGGGCGTATCTATAATCCTTGTTGACCATGTTATGAAGTTTCTGGTCGATGCAGTTAATAGAGTGATAGCTATAGCAAGCGGCGAAGTTATAGCTGAAGGCGAACCAAAAGAAGTATTACGTGACCCGAAGGTCATTGAGTCATATTTAGGGACTAACGTGATCGAAGGGAGTGGTGGGGTGTAATCGATGTCTGAAAGACCGTTGCTCAAGCTTGATCAAGTAAGCGTCTATTACGGCGACCTCTGTGCAGTACGAGACATAACACTTGAAGTTAGAAAAGGAGAGATCGTATCACTTATAGGAGCAAACGGCGCGGGTAAATCTACCATACTAAATACTATAATGGGTCTCACCCACCCAAAAACAGGATCTATAGAGTTTGATGGGAGAAGAATCGAAAGACTTGAAACACACGATATAATTCCGTTAGGGTTGGCGTTGGTGCCTGAGGGGAGAAGAATATTTCCCGAATTGAGTGTACTTGAAAACCTCCTCGCTGGCTCCTACACCCGTAGAGCAAGGCAGAATAAGCAACAGATGCTTAAAAGAGTCTTCGAACTCTTCCCAATTCTTGAAGAGAGAAAAAACCAGCTTGCAAGTACATTAAGTGGTGGTGAGCAGCAGATGCTAGCTATAGGTCGTGCTTTGATGACCGACCCAAAGATGATTCTTTTTGACGAGATTTCTTTAGGTCTTTCTCCTATCATCACGTTAAAGATCTATGAGACTATTAAGAAGATAAGGTCTGAAGGTGTAACCGTTCTGCTCGTTGAACAAAATGTAAGGCAGAGTCTTGCTGTGGCAGATAGAGCGTATGTTTTAAAAGCGGGGCGTATAGTGCTAAGCGGGGAGACGAAGGATTTAAGAGATGAGGAGGAGGTTAGGAAAGCGTACTTCGGCGCATAAAGGAGGGCGGAAACGATGAGTCTAGAAGTCATATCAAATCTGTTACCCCCAATTATTATGGGCTTCCTACTCGGCGGGCTATATTCGGTAATAGGATTTGGCCTCTCACTTGTATTTGGAGTTATGAGGATGGTGAACCTCGCCCACGGAAGCTTTGTCATCTTCGGCAGCTATTTCGCGTGGGTCTTGCTGACTACAGTAGGTTTAGACCCGCTCTTAAGCCTCGTCATAATACTGCCAATATCATTTGGCATCGGCTTTGGGCTTCAGAGATCACTTTTAAACAGACTCTATAGATTGGGTGTTGAGCCGCCTTTACTAACTACCTATGGAATAGCAATAATCCTCGCTTCAGCATACCTCCTAATATTTACACCATATAGCAGAGGGTTAGTAACGTCCTACTCTATAGGAAGTGCTGGATTTGGTGCCCTTACCTTTCCTCTTATCTTCATACTCGATTTTATAGCAGCTCTAATAACAATGATCTTCCTATACATACTCTTGAACAAAACCTATGTAGGGTTAGCAATCCGCTGCGCTACTCAAGATCCTCAAGCAGCTAAACTTGTGGGCATGAATATTAACCACATCTACGCGTTAACATTCGGTCTCGCAATAACCTTTGCCTCCTTAGGTGGCGTATTTTTAGGTCTGACCTACCCGTTTATCCCAGCTTCCTCCTTCACTTATCTAATAATTGCATTCGGCGTAGTTGTAGTCGGAGGACTGGGAAGCATGTTAGGAACGTTCATAGGCGGCATAGTTCTTGGTCTAGCGCAGACATTAGGCTACCACTTCTTTGGCATCGGCTATCAACTATTCATAACCTATCTTGTTATTCTGGTGATGCTCGTCATAAGACCACAAGGCATACTAGGTGTTAAGCGATGAGCAAGAAGATACGCGCCACAAAATTCCTATTACCACTGATCTGCCTAATAGCATTGATCATCTTACCCCTAAGCGGCATTCCTTGGTACTATTTCCACGTCCTCTTCATCTTCTTTACATACTTGATACTTGCTGAAATGTGGAATCTATTAGCTGGTTACTGTGGACTGATCTCACTAGGTCAACCAGCCTTCATCGGACTCGCAGGATATATGCTAGCCATCTCACTATACTACGGTCTATCACTTCCTTTATCTTTACTAGTAAGCTACCTAACCGTAGTTGCATTCGCTATTGTAATTTCCGTGCCGGTCTTTAGGTTAAGAGGCTTCTATTTCGTAATAGGCACTTGGATGATTCCTGAGGTAATTAGGCTTTGGTTCAATAACTGGAGACCCACTGGCGAAGTGTTGATAGGTGTAGGCGGTGGCGCTGGCTTCAGGGTTTTTGCAGGACTAACCCCGCAAACCCTTTATTATATTGCATTAGTAGCTGGCTTTGTTACCATCGTACTCAAACGCTACATCCTAACATCAAAGCTAGGAGTAGGACTTATGGCTATTCGCGATGACGAGAGGGCAGCAGAAAGCTGTGGGATAAACGTGTTAAGATGTAAGTTTTATGTGTTTGTGATAGCAGCCCTATTAACAGGGGTGGCAGGAACAATATTTTACCTCTTTCAAGGCCACATAGAACCTACGAATGCGTTCAGCATATACTGGACCAATATTATGCTTATTGCAGTCATTTTAGGTGGGATAGGTACCGAAGCCGGACCAATTATAGGCGCAGCTATAGTAGTTATACTTGAACAGCTGCTAGCAGCATACGGTGAGCTCAGTCAGATAATCTTGGGCGTACTCTTAATTGTCATAATCGTAACTATGCCTAGGGGTATATTGGGCACGATCTATAAGGTGCAGATCCATAAAACCCTCCTTAAGAAACTAGCAGCCACCTCGTAAAATAATATATTAGAGATCGCTTTCTCTTGGTTTTCTAACCTATTTATCAAGCACAGCTATGGCTTCTATCTCAACTTTTAGCTTTCTACTTACGCCGACATCAGCAGGTGGACGTACAAGTCCTTTAACCTCAATGGTTGTGCTCGCAAAGTTCATATGCTCGCCAAAATACTCTTTTTGCACATTATTCAATATATCCATCTCACTCATATCAGTTATATAGCGTTTTATAGCTACAATATTCTTAAAACTCGCGCCAGCCGCTTGTAGAATGGATTTTATGTTTTCAAATACCCTTCTAGCTTGCCCCTCCATATCTTCTGGGAAATCAAACTCCTCAGCCCTGTGAGGGTGACTATGATAAAGCGGAAGAGCGGTACAGCCTGAGATAAAGAGTAGAGAACCACCTGTAACTTTCACGGCTGGAACAAAAGGCATCCAACTTGTGGGCTCCTTTGGATGAATAATCTTCACCTCAACCATTACTTACCAACCTTTGAAATAAACGCCTTTTCCTCTTTAATAAATTTTATGTCAAGACGTGTCTTGTCTACTGTAACATCTCAGCGAAATATTAAGAAGAATCGACCACTTTCAAATATTTAAGTTTAGGTCTAGGGTTCTCATTTGATTTTCACGATTACTCTCGGTGGGTGCTAGTAAAAATAAGCTTTTTATACAACCTGTTATCTACCCCTCCTTGTGAGGTAAGATGGCTACTGTTTCGAAACCTTATCCCCCACCTGGCTTGGAATGGTGGACAAAGAAGGAGCCAGTTCTTGTAAAGCCGTCTGAAGTAAAATCAGTCGTCCCACCTAAGCACACCAACACTTCTTCCTTCCCACTGATACGTACTGAAAACTTGGAAGCATTTATAACCGAAATAAGACCAGGAGGCGTTGCTGAACCAGATGTTCATCCGATCTCTGAACACGCCTTCTACGTACTCTCAGGAAGAGGTAAATGGGTAATAGATGGGAAGGAATACATGTTGGAACCAGGAATGTTCATATGGATGCCTCCTGGCGCAAACCACGAAACGATAACGGTCGGCGACGAAACTCTACGATTATTCGTTCTGTTCGCTCCCAGTAGGATGAAAGAGAAGAAATAACAAGAATAAATTACACATATTTTTTTAGAAGGTTTTAGGGCATCATCTTAATTAACGCAGCCCCTCTTCTAAATAAATTTAAGGCTTATATAGTAGATCACAACAAACTATCTACCGGGATGTTGCAATGAGCTTTGGAGTTATGGGTGTTGATTTCGAGGAAAGGGTCAACTATGAGCGACTACGGAAAGAGAGATTGGAGCGAGCGAAAGAGCAGGTTAAACGCTATAATCTTGGTGCAATACTCTGCTTTGATTTTGACAACATTCGCTACCTTACGAGTACACATGTTGGCGAATGGGCTAGAAATAAGATGCAACGATATGCCATCCTACCAGTAGATTCTGAGCCTATACTTTTTGACCCGGCTGCCCCGGCGAAAAGAAAGACAAGCCCTTGGATTGCTGATAGAGTCTTCCCCGCTGTGGGTTCGATGAGGGGGTCAATACCACCGGAAGTTGGTATGATAGAGAAAGTTGCCGATAGTATAGTCAATGTTTTAAAGAAGCATAAGGTTGCCGATCTACCGTTAGGAGTAGACATTATCGATATTCCTCTAATGGATGCTTTGTCTAAAAGAGGGGTTAAAGTCGTTGACGGGCAGCAAGCGATGCTGGATGCTAGAATCGTTAAGACTAAAGACGAGATCGAGCTGCTTACACTAGCCGCTTCTATGGTTGACGCCGCATATGCGGAGGTAGCAAGGAACCTTAAGCCGGGTGTAAGAGAGAATGAGTTAGTTGCTTTGGTCAACGATGTGCTATATAGCCTTGGTTCAGATTTGGTTGAATGCGTAAACGTCGTTTCCGGCCCAAGAGGCGCCCCGCACCCGCACGTCTTCGCTGACCGAATAATCAGGCCTGGGGATATGGTTTACCTTGACATTATGCACTCCTTTAACGGCTACCGCACCTGCTACTATAGAACTTTCGTCGTCGGTAAGCCTACTAAAGCGCAGTTAGAAGCGTATGAGCAAGCTTGGACTTGGCTAAAGAACTCCATTGATGCTGTAAAACCGGGTGCAACTACAGCCGATATAGCGAGGTGTTGGCCTTCTGCCGAAGAACTCGGCTTTAGGAACGAAGAAGAAGCATTTCTACTCCAATTCGGTCACGGCGTTGGACTAAGCATCTGGGAAAAGCCAGTTATTTCAAGGTTATTCTCACTTGAACACCCATTCAAGATACAGAAAGGCATGGTCTTTGCGCTAGAAACGTGGTGCCCCTCTAAAGACGGCAGAGGCGCCGCTAGAATCGAGGAAGAAGTCGTAGTAACAGATGTGGGCAGCGAAAGGTTATTTAGGTTCCCCGCTGAGGAACTTACCTGTTGCCCAATCTACTAGAGGTGGTGGAGTATGAGTAGTGGTGAAAAAAGGGTAGTCGGTTTCGCTGGTCTAGGTCTGATGGGAAGCCCTATGGCGAAGAACATTCTGAAAAATGGGTATCCACTTTACGTCTGGAACAGAACCCCAACTAAAATCGAGGACCATGTGAAGCTAGGAGCTAAAGTTGCTAAAAGTCCGAAGGAGCTCGCCGAAAAATCCGACGTAATAATATGTATGTTAGCTACACCAGCAGCTACAGAAGATGTAGTCTTCGGTAGAAACGGGCTACAAGGAAACGGTATCCTGGACGGCTTCAGTAGCGGAAAGATCCTAATAGATATGAGCACTAACTTACCTAGCGTTGTAAAGAAGATCGCAGAATCTGTAAGGAAGAAGGGTGGCGAATTTGTCGATGCACCAGTAATAGGTAGTGTGAAGCCTGCTACTGAAGGAACTTTGACTATCCTTGCTGCTGGTAAAAAAGAAGTCGTAGATAGAGTGAAGCCAATATTAGAAACGATGGGTAAAAAGATATGGTACGTTGGCGAAACTGGCTCAGGCTGCGCGATGAAATTAACCATGAATCTACATCTCCATATAGTAACAGGTGCCTTCGCCGAAAGCATTACATTTGGTGCTAAAGCTGGTCTTGACCCTGCACTGATAGTCGAAATACTAAATAATAGCATCTTCAAAACTTACATAAGCGAGACCAAAGGGAAGAAAGTTATAGATGGGGATTGGACAGCCGCCTTTACGCTTGAATTAGCAGCTAAAGATACACGTCTAGCAGTTGAGTTAGCCAGAGAAGTAGGAGCAGTAGTGCCTCTGGGAAGCCTTGTTGAACAACTATATAATACCGCTATAGCTAATGGGATGAAGAGCCTAGATTATTGTGCCTTAGCAGCGATGTATGAAAGACTAAGTAATGTTAAGGTATCAAAGGCTTCATCCTCCTAAATTTTATCTTCATTTTTTCTAATTTATCAGAACTTGAACAAGTAAAAATTATATAGTGTTTTTGTCACAGCTGACGTTGGGGCTAAAGGGTTGAAGAAGATAGAGACTAACCAATTAATATGGATGTATACGAAGATGGTTGAAATAAGGCGCTTTGAAGAGAAGATTAATGAAGAATACAATAAGGGATTGGTTCCTGGCTTGGTTCATCTTTATGTGGGGCAGGAGGCTGTTGCGGTAGGCGTCTGCGCAAACCTAACTAAGGATGATTATGTTGTTGGCACTCATCGTGGGCACGGTCTAGCGATAGCAAAAGGTGTGCCTTTGGATAAACTTGCGGCTGAAATTATGGGGAAGGAGAGTGGTTGCTGTAAAGGTAGGGGTGGGTCGATGAGAGTAGCATATCTTGAATCAGGTCTGCTCTATTCGTGCCCAATAGTAGGCACAAACCTACCCTTAGCCACAGGCGTAGGATTATCGATCAAATTGCGTGGGACAGATCAAGTAGCTGTTTCCTTCTTTGGTGATGGTGCGTCAAACACAGGAGATTTCCACGAGTCGTTAAATCTTGCGTCTGTTTGGAAATTACCTGTAGTCTTCGTTTGCGAAAATAATAGCTATGCGATCTCAGTTCACATTAAGAAGTCGACCGCTGTAGAAGATATCTATAAAAGGGCGGTAGCATATGGTATCCCAGGAGTAATGGTAGATGGGAACGACGTTCTAGCAGTCTATGAAGCTGCGCAGCAAGCGGTTCAAAGAGCAAGGGCGAAGGAGGGTCCTACGCTAATCGAATGCAAAACTTATAGAACAGTAGGACATGGCACGACAGACCCCGGAACTACTTACAGAAGTAAGGAAGAGGTAGAAGAATGGAAGAAGAGATGTCCGATTAAACGGTTTAGAGAATATTTGGTTGTAAACGGTGTAGTTTCAGAAGAGCAGCTTCGGCAAATCGAAAAAGAAGTGGAGGTTCGGGTTGAGGAAGCTATAAGGTTCGCTGAGCAAAGCCCCTATCCTCCTCCAACCGCTCTTATGGATTATGTTTATTGAGAGGTGAGAGCGTTGAGAGAAATAACCTATGTGGAGGCCTTGAACGAAGCCTTACGTGAAGAAATGCGCCGTGATGAGCGTGTAATAATATTAGGCGAAGATGTGCAACTGGGATATTCCGGACGAGGCGGTCTCTTTTTAGTGACTGCGGAGTTAATGAAGGAATTCGGCGCTGAGCGGGTGAGGGATACGCCTATCTCTGAAGAGGGTTTCGTTGGAGCGGCTATTGGTGCGGCATTAACTGGTTTAAGGCCTGTCGTTGAAATCATGTATGCAGACTTCCTACTTCCTTGCATGAATCAAATCGTTAATGTTGCAGCTAAGCTGAGGTACTCGACAGGCGGGCAGCTAAAGGTTCCTATTGTAATTAGAGCGATGATTGGGCAAGGTAGGGGTGTGGGAAGTGACCACTCGCAGGTCCTTATACCTTGGTTTATGAATGTACCGGGCTTGAAAGTAGTCGCACCCTCTACTCCCTACGATGCAAAGGGGCTACTAAAGAGTTCTATAAGGGACGAAAGCCCGATAATGTTCTTTGAGCCTTTCCTACTCTATAGGACGAAGGGACCTGTACCAGAAGAGGAATATCTTATCCCGATAGGAAAGGCGGATGTGAAGAAGAAAGGGAAAGATGTTACTTTAGTTGCGATCTCTACAATGGTGCCACGTGCACTATCTGCCGCAGAAAAGCTTGAGAAAGAAGGCATTAGTGTTGAAGTAATCGACCCACGCACATTAATACCCCTCGATAAAGAGACTATTCTTAACTCTGTAAAGAGGACGAATCGACTAGTAATCGCTGAAAGCAGTGTTAAGACCTGCGGGGTAGGTGCTGAAATCAGCAGCATGGTTGTTGAAGAAGCTTTTGACTATCTAGACTCGCCCATTAAGCGCGTAGCTGCGCCTCACGTACCTGCTCCTGCTGCACCAACTTTGGAGAAGCTTACGATTCCAGATGAGAACGATATTATAAAGGCTGTTAAAGAGCTTGTTGAGGGGTAGGTGGTTAGGGTGAAGGTCGTTATAATGCCTAAACTCGACCTAGCTATGGATAGTGGAAGCATCGTTGAATGGTTTAAAAAAGAAGGTGAAAGCGTTAAAGAAGGTGAACCGATTCTCACAATAATGACACAGAAAGTAACGACTGAAATAACTTCACCAGCTAATGGCGTACTGCACAAAATATTGGCAGAAGTAAATGAAGAAGTGCCAGTAGGGGAACCCATCGCTGTGATTGCGGAAGAAGGCGATGATATTGAAGCCGTTAACAAACAGGTAAAAGAGATTTTGGAGAAGAGAGTCTCAGCTAAGGTTGAAGTGAAGGAGGTAGTAGAAGAAGTCAAGGAGGAGGTAAAGGAAATAGAATTAAAAGAGGAAGAGAGGGTAAGAATATCGCCCGCTGCGCGAAAACTAGCGGAAGAATATGGCATCGATATTCAGCAAATAAAGGGTACTGGTCCTCAAGGAAGAATAACTAAAGAGGATGTTCTGAGAGTTGTAGAAGAACTAAAGGCTAAGAAGGGGAAGATTATACCCATAACTGGAATTAGGAAGATAATTGCTGAAAGGATGAGTCTAAGCCATAAGATCATACCGCCTGTAACATACTGTATGGAAGTAGATGCTACAGATATGGTTGCTGTTCGAAGAATGTTTAAAGAAAGAGAGAACATTGACTTATCGTATAACACTCTTATCATCAAGGCTGTTGCCAAAGCTCTATTAGATTACCCGATCTTTAACTCGACGGTTGAAGGCGAAAACGTAAGATTGATAGACGATATAAATATTGGGTTGGCAGTAGCTACGGATTATGGGCTCGTAGTACCAATTATCCACAACGCAGATAAGAAGGAAGACATTAGAGAACTCGACAAAATAGTTAGAGATTTAATTGAGCGGGCTAGACAAAACAAGCTTAGCATCGATGAAGTAACAAATGGTACCTTCATAGTAACCAATCTAGGCATGTTTAAAATAGACATCTTTACACCAATAATATTCCCAGATCAAGTCGCTATACTGGGGGTTGGCAGAATGGTCGAGAAGCCTGTGGTTGCTGATGGGCAGATCAAGATCAAACCAATTCTAACACTATCTCTAACAGCGGATCATAGGGTCATAGACGGGGCATTAGCTGCAACATTCCTTAATAGAGTTACAGAATACTTAGAGAAAATCTCATCGCTAGTCCAGTAGAGTAAAAGCAGCTCTGACGGACTACAATATTTTAATCTAACCTTTTTACCTCTGAGCGAAGAAGATGGAAGAGTGGAGAGTCCTCGACTCAAGGTCGTTTGATCCATACCGAAATATGGCGATAGAGGAAGCTGTGCTGCTAGCTGTCAATGAGGCGAAGGTACCCAATACCATCCGTTTCTGGAGAAACACAGAATCTGTAATTGTAGGTCGTTCACAAAAGATAGAAGAAGAGGTTAATTTAGATAAGTGTACTAAACTCGGCGTGAAGATCTTACGCAGATTTACCGGAGGCGGGGCAGTGTATCACGATCTTGGCAACCTCAATTGGAGTATTGTTATGAATAGAAGTAGTATCCTATATCCTAAAAAGATCTTAGAAATATATAAAGAAGCTTGCGGGGCGATCGTTGAAAGCTTAAGATATTTAGGCGTAGATGCTAAATTCGAAGAACCAAACAATGTTACTGTAGACGGGAAAAAAGTATCGGGTTCAGCCGCATATATCAAAAAGAATGCAGCTCTATGCCACGGCACACTTTTATTGAATGCTAATTTAGCAAACCTCAACAATGTGCTGAGCCGCCCACGTTATGTGGTAACAAATATCATAAATGAGTCAGAAAAACGGTCCTCTCTCACTATTTCACTACTTAAAAAAGCTATACTCCTTAACTTTAGTAAGCTTTATCGAATCAAGTTTAAAGCTGGCAAGTTGAGTCAATACGAAACGAGGTTAGCCTCATTATTCGAGACGAAATACAGATCCAGCCCCTGGAACTTTAAAGGAATATATAAACAAAGCATTTGAGATGCCAATTATTTGCGCTAATTCAACCCCTTCTGCTCCCGGGTGGAGGATACTGTTTAATTTAATGTTTTGGTGAATACATTTTTCTTCTTCTGAAACTCTCCACAATGATAAAGATTTTTATAGGAAATGCTCTCTTATCCCTATTGAGAAGGATATGGGAGAACTAGATGTCGATTCAAAATATCTACATGGCCTACTTGACCCAAAATACATCGGCAAACCCGAGGACGTTCTGAAAAAGGTT
This region includes:
- a CDS encoding ABC transporter substrate-binding protein — its product is MDSKFTLGLLSSFRVYGVPQHIYTTAALYIAREKIMKKKGVTKLKAIVVAIIIVVVVVAGALSYFYIMAPAGGPEEIRVGASVPMSGELATWGKYLSFGYRYMLDKINKEEGGIYVDEVGKKLPVRLIIYDDESSPDKCAKNTERLILEDKVVALLSSGTPPIGVPGCTVAERYGVPIITASLPLEVVQEMMPKREYTWNIFFSIADPDVSIVARYFQALETVPPELNNKKLVLFLEDSPEGVAFGNLYKGFAEKYKYQVVYEVYVPLGTTDFTDMIRKAQASGADIVMGLMIPPEGWAMLKQAYTLGWRPKFMAISKAFEPHDFVEAVGARISNGTCHLGFWAPWLYPGGQELADAYMKQYNEFWSQHIGDAAAAAQVLGDAIKRARSLDPKKIHEAIKTTDLMTVNGRIRFVTDPNNPYYHQYIIPAFMMQWQNGEFKIVWPPEMSNAQFWYPMPP
- a CDS encoding ABC transporter substrate-binding protein; translation: MAEEKKVTRRGFLTAAVSAVVAGVVAGVGGYYAGLGAAGPAATVTVTAPGGTATVTRTTTVTAPPVTTTVTTTAGAPPVGPKEILIGASLALTGPMAPFDAGITFGHKAAVEDINKLGGVYVRQYGRRIPVRYIVYNNETEPAKAASLAAKLILEDGVIALVGGDGPPVTWNPICAQAERYQTPIVAGSPWEPWWAGGPYKYAWSILFRIATKPGVATGHPWLEGRVGYCLTDVALAITDKYADKTNRRVAVLAADDADGRGWYEAFPNVLKEAGYTPWRTPPHTGEKLGLYPPGTTDFTGIIRAWKEADCQIMWANLPGADFGIVVKQMAGLGYTPKLGWIARGAMFYEDIMAWGGDLPEGWISEIKWDPRFPPEICRGIGDTTPMSLFERWTKEKGTPPVYQHTYTIGMGYSAMQVLLDAIERADKLDKESINEAIAETAGYFMSGHIRFSKTAHDSPNPIMCGQWQKVDKPWKWEMKIVFSQHPWMQPDADMIFPIPSKG
- a CDS encoding ABC transporter ATP-binding protein, which codes for MEVILEGSNLKKSFGGVVAIRNLSFKLKKGEVLGLMGPNGAGKTTAFNLITGVYKPDSGVIKYMNRDITGLPPYLTCRLGIARTHQIPRPFSNLSVFQNVVVAAMYGAGLHKTEAGKRALEVLDIIGLSSKKDVIAGHLQLAELRSLELARALATKPKVLLADEIAAGLTEAEIPQLLQILKTINGMGVSIILVDHVMKFLVDAVNRVIAIASGEVIAEGEPKEVLRDPKVIESYLGTNVIEGSGGV
- a CDS encoding ABC transporter ATP-binding protein, coding for MSERPLLKLDQVSVYYGDLCAVRDITLEVRKGEIVSLIGANGAGKSTILNTIMGLTHPKTGSIEFDGRRIERLETHDIIPLGLALVPEGRRIFPELSVLENLLAGSYTRRARQNKQQMLKRVFELFPILEERKNQLASTLSGGEQQMLAIGRALMTDPKMILFDEISLGLSPIITLKIYETIKKIRSEGVTVLLVEQNVRQSLAVADRAYVLKAGRIVLSGETKDLRDEEEVRKAYFGA
- a CDS encoding branched-chain amino acid ABC transporter permease, with the protein product MSLEVISNLLPPIIMGFLLGGLYSVIGFGLSLVFGVMRMVNLAHGSFVIFGSYFAWVLLTTVGLDPLLSLVIILPISFGIGFGLQRSLLNRLYRLGVEPPLLTTYGIAIILASAYLLIFTPYSRGLVTSYSIGSAGFGALTFPLIFILDFIAALITMIFLYILLNKTYVGLAIRCATQDPQAAKLVGMNINHIYALTFGLAITFASLGGVFLGLTYPFIPASSFTYLIIAFGVVVVGGLGSMLGTFIGGIVLGLAQTLGYHFFGIGYQLFITYLVILVMLVIRPQGILGVKR